A window from Henckelia pumila isolate YLH828 unplaced genomic scaffold, ASM3356847v2 CTG_466, whole genome shotgun sequence encodes these proteins:
- the LOC140872461 gene encoding ubiquitin carboxyl-terminal hydrolase 15-like, with the protein MHGPRDIDISALFLFFVALPLVAYFLLGKWSEAAKRKNRISLIAKSAVEEALRVEDMAVGCVIPMVSVPSNGFHQCARCFGAATTRCSHCKSVWYCSGGCQITHWRQVHKLECHQLGNNCQISSLNSPTDGSRVRISADESTDAVIHESNEKHPSLEKNSAGDIISPPRNPPTYSNGMKIDKSGKHGSQRSINKSSCSLMNGDADQEIMFYESGMVKRKSANSDDTEGLNCTPEKTSMNKAKSAMHSRVDKLQKSAKSAVKMSKCNAGDSSIPLQENNLVANLEITRKMGFPKSVKLDNQHSEERKKKQQKVQMLFPYEEFVKCFQLDVLNVSPRGLANCGNSCYANAVLQCLTSTKPLIIYLLRQSHSKAGCDKAWCLMCELERHVMMLRESGYPLSAGKILMYIRSLNSQIGDGSQEDAHEFLRLIIASMQSICLERLGGEKTVDPWLQNTTFVQHTFGGLLRSKVKCLRCHHESEQRENIMDLTLEIFGRVESLEDALTQFTSSEDLDGDNMYRCGRCASYVRARKQLSIVEAPNILTIVLKRFREGNYGKINKCIRFPEMLDMIPFMTGTDDIPPLYMLYAVVVHLNTSNASFSGHYISYVKDLSGNWFKIDDTEVQPVRLNEVMSEGAYILFYMRSYPRPARAYGGRVRSHQSHTMPKQCSSKLEKSSEPEQSQLRHNFTRRDPLLDRRGVSLKGDRSRSPITSNCSEFSEATSSDLSLFTSSDDASFTTESTRDSFSVVDFLDSAPLSSIFESLYSSSKPETRFAHEEKGYASASYSTTPPSRDWRGDARRPFDILPTAHVYNSQKWIPS; encoded by the exons ATGCATGGGCCAAGGGATATCGACATTTCGGCGTTGTTTCTTTTCTTCGTTGCACTCCCCCTTGTTGCTTATTTCTTATTAGGAAAATGGAGTGAGGCTGCGAAGAGGAAAAATAGGATAAGTCTAATTGCTAAAAGTGCTGTTGAGGAAGCTCTTCGAGTTGAAGATATGGCTGTGGGATGTGTCATTCCCATGGTGAGTGTGCCGAGCAATGGTTTCCATCAGTGTGCCAGATGCTTTGGTGCAGCTACTACTCGTTGCTCCCACTGCAAATCAGTTTGGTATTg TTCTGGGGGGTGTCAGATTACTCACTGGAGGCAAGTTCACAAGCTTGAGTGCCATCAATTGGGAAACAACTGCCAAATCTCATCTCTGAATAGCCCAACTGACGGATCTCGGGTAAGGATCTCGGCCGATGAAAGTACTGATGCAGTTATACACGAATCCAATGAGAAGCACCCAAGTCTGGAGAAAAATTCTGCAGGTGACATCATTTCTCCTCCTCGAAATCCACCGACCTACTCCAATGGAATGAAAATCGATAAATCTGGAAAACATGGTAGCCAAAGATCCATAAATAAGTCATCTTGTTCATTAATGAATGGAGATGCTGATCAAGAAATCATGTTTTATGAAAGTGGGATGGTTAAACGGAAAAGTGCGAATTCTGATGATACAGAAGGCTTGAATTGCACTCCTGAAAAGACTTCAATGAACAAAGCAAAATCCGCAATGCATTCTCGCGTTGACAAACTGCAAAAATCAGCAAAATCTGCGGTGAAAATGTCTAAATGTAATGCAGGGGATTCAA GCATCCCATTACAGGAAAACAATCTGGTTGCAAACCTTGAAATCACGAGGAAAATGGGTTTTCCGAAGTCTGTGAAACTTGACAATCAGCATTCAGAAGAGAGAAAAAAGAAGCAACAAAAAGTGCAG ATGCTTTTTCCCTATGAAGAATTTGTAAAGTGCTTTCAGTTGGACGTTCTGAATGTGTCACCCAGAGGACTTGCAAATTGTGGGAATAG TTGCTACGCTAACGCGGTGTTACAATGTCTAACATCCACTAAGCCCCTGATCATTTATCTTCTTCGTCAATCACATTCTAAAGCgg GTTGTGACAAAGCTTGGTGCCTCATGTGTGAACTTGAGCGACACGTAATGATGCTACGCGAAAGTGGATATCCGTTATCTGCTGGAAAAATTCTTATGTATATTCGAAGTCTTAATTCTCAGATTGGCGATGGAAGTCAGGAAGACGCTCATGAATTTTTACG GCTTATTATTGCTTCTATGCAATCTATATGCCTGGAACGTCTGGGTGGAGAAAAAACGGTGGATCCCTGGCTACAGAATACAACTTTTGTTCAACATACATTTGGGGGTCTTCTTAGATCCAAG GTCAAATGTTTGAGATGCCACCATGAGTCAGAGCAACGTGAAAACATAATGGATCTTACTCTGGAGATATTTGGTCGGGTCGAGTCATTGGAGGATGCATTGACACAGTTCACCAGTTCAGAAGATCTTGATGGGGATAACATGTATAGATGTGGAAG GTGTGCTTCTTACGTTCGTGCACGAAAGCAATTGAGCATAGTGGAGGCTCCAAATATTTTGACTATTGTATTGAAGAGATTTCGG GAGGGAAATTACGGCAAGATAAATAAATGCATAAGGTTTCCCGAAATGCTGGATATGATCCCGTTTATGACTGGAACAGATGACATTCCACCACTTTACATGCTCTACGCCGTAGTTGTTCATTTGAATACATCAAACGCATCATTTTCCGGTCATTACATATCATATGTGAAAGATCTGTCGGGCAATTGGTTCAAGATTGATGATACAGAG GTGCAACCAGTACGGTTGAATGAGGTGATGTCCGAAGGAGCATACATTCTGTTCTACATGAG GTCCTATCCGCGTCCTGCTAGAGCATACGGTGGAAGAGTCCGCAGTCATCAGTCTCACACCATGCCTAAACAATGCTCGTCGAAACTCGAAAAATCTTCAGAACCAGAGCAGAGCCAACTTCGTCACAACTTCACCAGAAGAGACCCTCTTCTGGATCGTAGAGGAGTCTCTCTCAAAGGGGATAGAAGTAGATCACCAATCACGAGCAATTGTTCTGAGTTCTCCGAGGCCACATCCAGCGATTTGTCCCTCTTCACAAGCTCGGATGATGCCTCTTTTACCACCGAAAGCACCAGAGACTCTTTCAGCGTTGTTGACTTCTTAGATTCTGCTCCGTTGTCCTCAATCTTCGAATCTCTATATTCGAGCAGTAAGCCTGAGACGAGATTCGCTCACGAAGAGAAGGGCTACGCTTCAGCTTCATATTCAACAACTCCTCCAAGCAGAGATTGGAGAGGGGATGCAAGACGACCGTTCGACATTCTACCAACAGCACATGTGTACAATTCCCAGAAATGGATCCCTTCATGA